ATCTCCATTATCCTTAATAGGGAGAGATTGTCGCAGAACCAGGGGACATTGATAGGACGTTCCCAATCGATCTTTTAGACTAACATGATTAGGTAGATTGACCGATTGAACTGTAGATTTACGAGTGTAATAAGCCGTTAACTTTTGGCATCCTTCAGACCTAGATGTGAACCGATTAATCTTGCCATTACTCCCATCTAAACCGATTATTAATTGTCTTTGGTTGTGATATAAACTCGTTAGAAATGAGTCTAAACCTTGCCGCACCGTCATATCATAATACCCTTGAGATCGGGTTATGTATTGCATCTGATAACCCTGGCTAATTCCAGTTTCTTGCCAAGTTGTCCAACTATAACAATAACTGGGGAACAAATTCTTAGATTTTTGATAGGTATTCAAAGATTCAAGGAAACTATTAGCCGCCGCATAGGAACCCAAAGCCGCTCCTCCAAAAAAACTAGCTAAGGAGGAAAAACTAATAAAAATTCCCTGAGATTCTTTGAGGAGTTGATGTAAAACCCAAGTTCCTAATACTTTAGGGCGAATAATTGTCGATAAACCCTCTTGAGTTTCGTCCAGAAGTAAACAATCTTTGTAAATTCCAGCCAGATGAATCACCCCATTAAGTTCTCCTTGCCATTGTTTTTTCACCTGTTCTACAGTCTGTTTAACTTGAGGGAAATTAGCCACATCTACCCCTTGGTAAATGACTTCTCCCCCAAGGTTTTCTAAAGCTTGGAGATTTTTGATTTTTAAGGATAATTGATCTTCGACTTTGAGGTACTCACTCCAGAGGTGTTTTTCTGGTAAAGGTGTTTTTCCAATTAACAGTAAACGAGCTTGATAATTTTTGAGCAAATACTGAGCAATTTGTCTGCCAATCCCCCCTAGTCCTCCGGTAATCAGATAAATTCCCCCTGATTTAAAGGGTAATTCCTGTTGGCTGTGTTGAAGTAAATTGACTTTTTCCAAACCTGCGATTAAACGTTTCCCGTGGCGATAGGCAATTTCTCTTTCCTTGGATAAAACGGATAGTTCTTGCAGCAGATAACTGACATTAATTTCGGTTTGATCCAGGGGTAAATCAACATGACGAGTATTTAACCAAGGAAGTTCTTGAGCTAGGGTTTTGATCAGTCCTAAAACTGGAGATTTTTCATAGGCAATTTCATCTGTTTCTATGACAAATTGACTATAACTGGAAACAAATAGCAATTGAATTTTTGAGTTAAAATCATGAATTTTAGCTAAGGCTTGAACTAGAAATAATAAATCATAAATTCCTCGCTCTTGTGCTTTTTCTAACTGTTCAATTGTTGAAATTTCTCCCTGATAGTCTTGATAAGTCCCCAGATGAATAATATTGCTAAGGATAATTTTTCGCTCGGACAAAGATGCCATTAACTGTTGATAATGATTGGCTGTCCCAGGTCTGAGGGTATAGCAATTTTGACTGATTTGAGAAAATTCTTCCGCTGCTAAAACCGTGATACAGGGTAAGTTTTGACCTTGGATTTTTTCTGCTAAAGATGCTCCTAAACCCAAGGAATCGAGAAAAATTAAACTACAATACTTGGAAAGTTCGGTTTTTAAGTTAACTGGAGATCGAGGTTTCCAAACTTTCTGGTAAAACCAATCAGGAATGGTTTGATCGTTTTCTAATAAAATATCTATTTCTTTTAAAATAGAATTAAATTCTCCGTTCGCAAACCGTTTTGTTAATTGCGATCGCTGGATTTTACCGATGGAAGTTTTAGGAATTTCAGTTTTATTTAAGGGGATTAAATATTCAGGATTAACCCCAAAACTGTTAATGACTTTTCGTCTAATCTTTTTCAGAAGTTCCGCTAGATGCTGGTGGTCAAAGGTTTCTACACTAAAAAATAAAGCTAATTGATCGGTACTATTCCTAGGATCATAAACAGCACAAGCGGCGGTGTAGGACACTTCTACTTCTTCAATAGTTTCCACTACAGTTTCAATTTCATGGCTATAATAATTCACTCCATTAATAATAATGGTTTCTTTACTTCTTCCAGTAATGACTAAATGACCGTTACTAATAAATGCTAAATCTCCTGTCTTAAACCAGCCATCTTTTAAGAAAGCGTCTTGATTTGCTTCTGGGTTTTTATAATACCCGGGTGAAACTGCATGACCTTTAACTTGTAAATGACCAATGGTTTCTTCTGGTAATAGGGAATTATCAGTATTAACAATTCTAATTGATATCCCCGGAATGGGTAATCCTAAATCCGTAAAGGTTGCACCATTGGGATGTTCAGGATGGACTCGTTTTAAGGAAGAATTCAAGGAGGATTTATCAACCGTATGAAAGAGTAATGGCTGTTGTTCTGTAGGCTGATAATAGGTAATCCCTGAACCCATTTCTGCCATCCCAAAAGCAGGACGCATCGCCGTTTTTTTCAGATTATATTGAAGATGAAGGGTGTTAATAAATTCTCCAACAGCTTGACCGGAAACGGCTTCACCCGCCGCCAAAAAGAATTTGACACAATCTAAATTCCAATTTTGATCGGGTTCTTTTTTTAAAGCTTCATTGATCAAATTATAAGCAAAATTAGGAGCCCAACTGTGAGTAATTCGATATTGATCAATTAAATCTAACCAATTCAAAGGACGACCTAATATATATTCAGTTTGAACATAAACCATTTGGCATCCTAACTCGACACAGCGAATATTCCAGTCTGAAATACTTCCAATATGATCAAAAGGAAGCCAATTAAGAATAATATCGTCGTTTTGATGTTCACAAATTATGTTTGTTCCTCGCGCACGAGAGATGACATTTTTATGGGTTAATGAGATACATTTCGGTATCCCTGTACTGCCTGATGTTAGGTTAAAGAACGCGATATCATCCGGTTGACCAATAGGAGGCTGATGGGGAGAATGAGTTTTTAATTCTTCAATAAAACTCAAGCTTAAGGTTTGATTAGGTAAGCATTGTTCTAAATATTTTATCTCTTGCTGACGGGATTGATTTGTGATAATAATAGGGTCATCTAACAACTGCCAAACTTGACATATTTTATGAATTTCATTATTAAAATCTTTATAGCTGGGTGGCACTGAAATAATAACAGGAATAAATCCCCCTAAAAGACACCCCCAAAATGCAGAAATGATATCATAGTTTTCCGATAGCTGAAGAATTACTTTATCTTGAGCTTGTAACCCCTGCTTTTGTAATCCGGCTTGTATTTGTTGAGCGTCCTCCCATAATTGTTGATAAGACTGAAAAATTTTTAATCCATTAGATTGAATATAAATAATCCCTTTATTTGAATGATTTTTAGCGGCTTTTTGGAGGATTTCTGCCAAGGTTTTAGGCTGAAGTTCAGATTCTTCTAAAAGCTGTCCGTGACTGATTCCAGCTTGAGTGTTAGAAGTGTTAATCCTCAGATGAATCGGGGTTTGAGATTCTTGATTATCATTTTTTTTCTCTGGTTTTACGGGCAATAAGTCCGATAGATGTAGGGGTAAAATTTTGATTTTTTTGGAAGTAATGACGGCGGCAACTTGATCAATATCTGACAAAGAGCGTAGTTTTTCTTCTGTCTCCTGAACTTGATGATCATCGATAATTTCAATATTCTTTAATGCAGTTTCATCGACATCACCGCTATCGGTTAAGGGTAAACTGGAAATTTGCACATAGATATCAGGTAGAAGATTGTCTGGTAACTGAGACTGTAGCTCGGAGGACAATTGTTCAGAATTCCAAGCTCCAGAGGAAACGAGATAAGCGACTAATTCCCCCTCGCGTACCATAAAGTAGCAATCTTCAATTAAGGGATTTGATAAAAATACTTCTGCTAATTTCTGACAACTTAATTTTGGATTTTTGTGATCCGTCCTCATACTAAAATCCTCGGTTCTGTGTACATCTTGTGAAAGCTTCTTCAATAAGGACTTTCATGCGTAGCCAATTCGAAATCTATAATACGCCAATTCAAGTCTGAATTGTATCACGGTCAGAGCTATCAAAGTATACCTCATTCGGTCTGCGATAGTCAAGATAGTTTCGAGGACGATTGTTAAGCTGTTCGTAATTTAAATTGCTTGTTAATATGAGGTAACAGGCAACAAGCAAAAGGCCACAGTAAAAGGATTGAGGGAGATTTGGTTAATCTAAGAATAAGCGATTTAAATACGTCTTATTTTAATAAAGTTTACGGCTATTTCTACCTCCTCCGGCTTAACGATTTTAAATAGTTCATTCGTATTATCGTTTAATCCCCTCTCCCAAAAATGATAAGTAGTAGCAAAATAAAAATCTGCCCCGATTTTCTGACTCAACTCCCACAAGACTAGGAATCCATCCACGCTTACTTTTCGCTCCGCCGCTCGGCTGAGCGTTCCTGTTAGTGAGCAGCTCGAGTGAGCCTCGCCGAACTCTTGTCGAACTACTTAGCTCACGCCGAACGGCAACAGGCAACGCCGAAAGGGATTAGGGGAGTTCAGCTAATCAAAGGATAGGCGGTTAAAATGCGTCTTAGCTTAGTTTTGATAGATAATTTTATAGATGGTTTCTTGACATCCTCGCCGCCTTAAAACGGACGGCGATTCCCAAACCTCACAATTTGGGTTTCTGTTTTATAGATGACATCAGAGCAAGACGGCTATTTGTCGTTGAGATAAATTTCCCTCTTGACTAAGTTGGTGGAGAAACTTTCTTGGTTCTATGTTAAGATATTGAGGGCTTCGTTTTTGGGTCTGATTTGTTGTTGTATTGATCAGACTATACCTGATGAGCCTTTCCTAGTCAAGCCTCTAGGCTGATGCTTTTCCTTTTTGAATTGGCGTTTTTGTTGGTAACAAAGCTGATAAGCGGCAGGGTGAATAAAAAATGACAGAACAAGCTTGGTGGGTACAAAAATGGTTAGAACTACTCGATTCCTATCGCTTTAAAAAACGCTTGGAAAGAGCTAGACTGTACGCAAGAGAAGGCAATGTTTTAAGTATTGACTTTGAAGACTCGCAAGTTATTGCCAGAGTACAAGGCAGTGAACCAGAGCCTTATATAGTGGACTTATCCCTAGCGGCTTTTAGTGATGAAGAATGGGATTATATTATTAAGCTTCTCTCCAAAAAAGCCATTTATTCTGCTCAATTACTCACCGGACAAATGCCCGATCATATCGAGCGTGTTTTTATCGATAGTGGGGTAAATTTATTTCCCTTTTCCCTGGCCGATATTCGCTCTCGTTGCACCTGTCCCGATCAAGCTAACCCCTGCAAACATATAGGAGCAGTATATTATCAATTGGGCGATCGTTTTAGTGTCGATCCCTTCCTGCTTTTGCAACTGCGCGGCCGAACCAAAAGCCAAATTCTGGAAGCTTTACGCGAAAAACGCTCCTATTCCTCTGATAATCAACCTTTAGCAGTCAGTGAACTCCCCACAGTAGTTGAAAAAACTGCCCCCGAAAGCGCTATCGATCGCTTTTGGCAGTACGATGAGGAGCTAGATCCGTCCCTCGTTGTCATTACGCCGGGGAATGAAAATCAAACCATTCTCGACATTTTAGGCAATTTTCCCCTGGCTGCCCCCGAATCGGATGCCATAGAACAATTTTTAAAACCAATTTACCGACAAATTCCCCAAGAAGCGATGGCGATTGCTTTACAGTAGGGGAATTTGGGGTATAAGTAGCTGGTTATAATTAAATTAAAAATGGATTTTGCCTTTAATCCCCCCTTGATCCCCCCTTAATAAGGTAGGGTTGATTCATGAATCAACCCTACCCTTGATAAGGGTGGTGTCTGATAATTTTTAACGCCTACCTACTTAGGATCAGCCTAGTCAAAGTAGTTCCAAGGACAAAAGAGCCAACCGGATTTGTCCTCGCATCGGGGTGAGGAATTGACCATGGAGAAAATTGCCTCACCACTAACCGCTAAACCTTCTTACTTTTGCCGGTTTTACCGCTTGGGGAAGTAGTTTTTTTAGTAGTGGTAGAAGTAGTTTTCTTGGTGGTGGTTTTCTTGGCAGTGGTTGTCTTGGCCGCTAGGGCCGATAAAGCCTGTTCTAGGGTGAGGGTTTCGGCGGTTTCTCCTTCGGGAATCTTGGCGTTAGTCTTACCGTGCTTGATATAAACTCCGTAGGGACCCTCGTACAATCCCACCAATTCCCCGTCGTCGGGATGTTGACCCAATTCTTTTAGGGGTGGTTTGGTGGAACCCCTGGCGCTGCGAGTTTTTTTCGGTTCGGCTAATAAGGCTAAAGCTCGATCGAGGGTTATGGTTAAGATATCATCGCCGGCTTTCAAGGAACGATATTCTTTTTCCTTACCCTCTTCCTGAACTATATAGGGGCCAAAACGACCTAAGCTGGCTTTAATTTTGCCTCCGGTGAGGGGATGGGTTCCCAGCAGTCGCGGCAGTGCCAATAAACCCACTGCTTGTTCGGGGGTGATATCTTCCGGTTTGACTCCTTTGGGTAGGGAGGCGCGTTTCGGTTTGGGATTGTCATCGCTGACATCTCCTAACTGGACGTAGGGACCGTAACTACCCACCAGCAGATAAATCGGCTCTCCGGTGTCGGGATGAAGACCTATTTTATCGGGACCTTCGGTTTTTTGTCGCAGCAGGGTTTCTACCTGTTCGGGGTTGAGGTCGGCGGGGGTTAAATCGGGGGGGATGGAGGCGGTGAGGATTTCATCGCCTCGGGAGACTTCCAGATAGGGACCGTACTTGCCGATCTTGATGGTTGCCTGTAAATCTTCTAAATTTACCGATTTGGCGGTGCTAGAGTTAATTTGACTCTCGCGCTCTTTGACTTGGCTTTCTAGCCCCTTTTCCCCGCGATAGAAGCGATCGAGATAGGGCAACCATTGAGCGGAACCGGTGGCGATATCGTCGAGGGTTTCCTCCATTTTCGAGGTAAATTTGGGATCTACCAGGTCGGGGAAATGATTTTCTAACAAACTAACCACGGCAAAAGCGGTGAAGGTGGGAATCAAGGTTTTATTCCGCATTTGGGCATAACCGCGATCGATAATGGTGCCGAGAATGGTGGCGTAGGTGCTGGGTCGCCCGATTCCTTCACTTTCGAGGGTTTTTACGAGGGAGGCTTCGCTATAACGGGCGGGGGGTTGGGTATCGTGGCTAATCGCTTCTAGTTGGCGACAATTGGGGGTGTCACCGACGTTGAGGGCGGGTAAGATTATTTCTTGGTCGTCGATGGCGGCTTCGGGATCGTCGGAACCTTCCACATAGGCGCGGAAAAAGCCTGGGAAGTCGATTCTTTTGCCAGAGGAGCGAAATCCGGCATTTTCTACCTGAATATTAACGGCGATCTGGGTAATGCGGGCATCGGCCATCTGTGAGGCGACGGTACGCTTCCAGATTAGGTCGTAGAGGGCGAATTCTAGTCCGCTCAGGCCGGTTTCCCGGGGCAGGCGAAAGCTGCTACCGGCGGGCCGGATGGCTTCGTGTGCTTCCTGTGCGCCTTTGCTTTTGGTGGTGTACTGCCGGGGTTGGGGACTGAGATAATTTTTTCCGTACATTTGTTCTACACAATGACGGGCGGCGCTGATGGCCTGATCGGAAAGATGGACGGAATCGGTCCGCATATAGGTGATGTAGCCCTGTTCGTAGAGATTTTGGGCGATTCGCATGGTGTCCCTGGCGGATATGCCTAGTTTCCGGTTAGCCTCCTGCTGTAGGGTGGAGGTGGTGAAGGGGGGGGAAGGTTTGCGAAGGGTGGGTTTTTCTTCGGTGTGGCTAACCCGCCAGATTTTGTCTTGGATGCGTTCTTTTAAGGCCGCCGCCGTCGCTTGATCCAAGAGTGTCACCTGGCGACCGGGGAGCAGTCTGCCGGTGTCGGCATCGAAATCGCTCCCATTTGCCACTTTTTGACCGTTTAAGGTGACTAATTTCGAGTCGAATTGATTTTTGTCCTTTTCGAGGGTGGCTTTCAAGTCCCAATAATTTGCCGTTTTAAAGGCCCGTCGTTCCCGTTCCCGTTGCACGAGCAGACGTACTGCGACGGATTGCACCCGGCCGGCGGATAGACCTTTAGAGATTTTTTTCCAGAGTAGGGGGGAGAGGGTATAACCGTAGAGGCGATCGAGTATGCGGCGGGTTTCTTGGGCGTGAACTAAATTTTCGTCGATGGAGCGACAATTTTTCAGGGCGGCTTGGATTGCTTCTTTGGTGATTTCGTGAAATACCATTCTTTTGATGGGTATTTTCGGGTTGAGTACCTGCAAGAGATGCCAACTGATGCTTTCCCCTTCCCGATCTTCGTCGGTGGCGAGGATCAGTTCGCTGGCCCCTTTGAGGGCTTCTTTTAATTCTTTGACGACTTTACTTTTGCTTTTGGGGACGACGTAGAGGGGGTCGAAATCGTTCTCCACATCTACGCCTAAATTGGCCCAGGATTTGTCTTTGTGGGCGGGGGGAATTTCTTCGGCGGAGGCGGGCAGATCGCGGATGTGGCCCATGGAGGCTTGGACTCGATAGCCGCTAGGCAGATAATTACTGATCGTCCGAGCTTTGGTGGGGGATTCGACAATAACCAGGGTTGACATAGGAATTGATCACGAGGGCATGGCCACAGCGACTGTTTTAGTTGGGCTGACAATCGTTGTTTGATGATGGACAAAAGTTACTATTTATCTTGACCGGCTTGATTCCAGTCAAAAGCCACTTACTACGATAATAGAGATTAAAGCTGGTGTTTTGTCACTAACTTCTTAACAAAACTTAATATTTTTCTGGATCAGGGAGAGGGGAGAGGGGAGGGGGGAGAAGGGAGAAAAAAGCTGACACTGATGACTGATCACTGATCACTGATTCAAGGGGGGAGATGGTCGTCGATACTAAATTAGGTTACGCTTCATCTTTATAAGAAACGCTGCAGTTATGTCTGATTTACGTCAATACGCCCCGGCAACGGAACGCAATCGTCAGCCGATTTTGGAAGTTCTCAGCCAATTTTTACCGAAGACTGGCAATATCTTAGAAATATCTAGCGGCACGGGTGAACACGCTGTTTTTTTTGCCCCTCGTCTTGCTCCTCGTCGTTGGATTCCCTCGGATTGTAACCCTCTGGCTCTAGATAGTATTCGCAGTTGGTGCGATTATTGTCCTAGTTCTAATCTCGATCGCCCCCTATTTATCGATGTTCATCAGTCAGTTTGGGCGATAGAGAGGGAAAATATCGTTATTAATGCCATTGTTAATATTAATATGATTCATATCGCTCCTTGGTCCGCTTGTTTAGCTTTAATGGCAGGAGCGAG
This portion of the Microcystis aeruginosa NIES-2549 genome encodes:
- a CDS encoding SDR family NAD(P)-dependent oxidoreductase, with the protein product MRTDHKNPKLSCQKLAEVFLSNPLIEDCYFMVREGELVAYLVSSGAWNSEQLSSELQSQLPDNLLPDIYVQISSLPLTDSGDVDETALKNIEIIDDHQVQETEEKLRSLSDIDQVAAVITSKKIKILPLHLSDLLPVKPEKKNDNQESQTPIHLRINTSNTQAGISHGQLLEESELQPKTLAEILQKAAKNHSNKGIIYIQSNGLKIFQSYQQLWEDAQQIQAGLQKQGLQAQDKVILQLSENYDIISAFWGCLLGGFIPVIISVPPSYKDFNNEIHKICQVWQLLDDPIIITNQSRQQEIKYLEQCLPNQTLSLSFIEELKTHSPHQPPIGQPDDIAFFNLTSGSTGIPKCISLTHKNVISRARGTNIICEHQNDDIILNWLPFDHIGSISDWNIRCVELGCQMVYVQTEYILGRPLNWLDLIDQYRITHSWAPNFAYNLINEALKKEPDQNWNLDCVKFFLAAGEAVSGQAVGEFINTLHLQYNLKKTAMRPAFGMAEMGSGITYYQPTEQQPLLFHTVDKSSLNSSLKRVHPEHPNGATFTDLGLPIPGISIRIVNTDNSLLPEETIGHLQVKGHAVSPGYYKNPEANQDAFLKDGWFKTGDLAFISNGHLVITGRSKETIIINGVNYYSHEIETVVETIEEVEVSYTAACAVYDPRNSTDQLALFFSVETFDHQHLAELLKKIRRKVINSFGVNPEYLIPLNKTEIPKTSIGKIQRSQLTKRFANGEFNSILKEIDILLENDQTIPDWFYQKVWKPRSPVNLKTELSKYCSLIFLDSLGLGASLAEKIQGQNLPCITVLAAEEFSQISQNCYTLRPGTANHYQQLMASLSERKIILSNIIHLGTYQDYQGEISTIEQLEKAQERGIYDLLFLVQALAKIHDFNSKIQLLFVSSYSQFVIETDEIAYEKSPVLGLIKTLAQELPWLNTRHVDLPLDQTEINVSYLLQELSVLSKEREIAYRHGKRLIAGLEKVNLLQHSQQELPFKSGGIYLITGGLGGIGRQIAQYLLKNYQARLLLIGKTPLPEKHLWSEYLKVEDQLSLKIKNLQALENLGGEVIYQGVDVANFPQVKQTVEQVKKQWQGELNGVIHLAGIYKDCLLLDETQEGLSTIIRPKVLGTWVLHQLLKESQGIFISFSSLASFFGGAALGSYAAANSFLESLNTYQKSKNLFPSYCYSWTTWQETGISQGYQMQYITRSQGYYDMTVRQGLDSFLTSLYHNQRQLIIGLDGSNGKINRFTSRSEGCQKLTAYYTRKSTVQSVNLPNHVSLKDRLGTSYQCPLVLRQSLPIKDNGDIDKRQLLKELQGKENNELVAPRTEAEHQVAKIWQKVLNLSQIGIHDNFFELGGHSLLASQVISRLRDIFSVELSLHSLLEYPTVASLTQTIEVLNVSKNTQSVCKSGKVMTTAAENYEEGEL
- a CDS encoding DUF938 domain-containing protein, which gives rise to MSDLRQYAPATERNRQPILEVLSQFLPKTGNILEISSGTGEHAVFFAPRLAPRRWIPSDCNPLALDSIRSWCDYCPSSNLDRPLFIDVHQSVWAIERENIVINAIVNINMIHIAPWSACLALMAGASRLLSPGEILYLYGPYKRQGKHTSPSNESFDLSLRSQNSAWGVRNLEDVVQAASDRGLQLLEVIPMPANNLSVLFALT
- the topA gene encoding type I DNA topoisomerase, giving the protein MSTLVIVESPTKARTISNYLPSGYRVQASMGHIRDLPASAEEIPPAHKDKSWANLGVDVENDFDPLYVVPKSKSKVVKELKEALKGASELILATDEDREGESISWHLLQVLNPKIPIKRMVFHEITKEAIQAALKNCRSIDENLVHAQETRRILDRLYGYTLSPLLWKKISKGLSAGRVQSVAVRLLVQRERERRAFKTANYWDLKATLEKDKNQFDSKLVTLNGQKVANGSDFDADTGRLLPGRQVTLLDQATAAALKERIQDKIWRVSHTEEKPTLRKPSPPFTTSTLQQEANRKLGISARDTMRIAQNLYEQGYITYMRTDSVHLSDQAISAARHCVEQMYGKNYLSPQPRQYTTKSKGAQEAHEAIRPAGSSFRLPRETGLSGLEFALYDLIWKRTVASQMADARITQIAVNIQVENAGFRSSGKRIDFPGFFRAYVEGSDDPEAAIDDQEIILPALNVGDTPNCRQLEAISHDTQPPARYSEASLVKTLESEGIGRPSTYATILGTIIDRGYAQMRNKTLIPTFTAFAVVSLLENHFPDLVDPKFTSKMEETLDDIATGSAQWLPYLDRFYRGEKGLESQVKERESQINSSTAKSVNLEDLQATIKIGKYGPYLEVSRGDEILTASIPPDLTPADLNPEQVETLLRQKTEGPDKIGLHPDTGEPIYLLVGSYGPYVQLGDVSDDNPKPKRASLPKGVKPEDITPEQAVGLLALPRLLGTHPLTGGKIKASLGRFGPYIVQEEGKEKEYRSLKAGDDILTITLDRALALLAEPKKTRSARGSTKPPLKELGQHPDDGELVGLYEGPYGVYIKHGKTNAKIPEGETAETLTLEQALSALAAKTTTAKKTTTKKTTSTTTKKTTSPSGKTGKSKKV
- a CDS encoding SWIM zinc finger family protein — protein: MTEQAWWVQKWLELLDSYRFKKRLERARLYAREGNVLSIDFEDSQVIARVQGSEPEPYIVDLSLAAFSDEEWDYIIKLLSKKAIYSAQLLTGQMPDHIERVFIDSGVNLFPFSLADIRSRCTCPDQANPCKHIGAVYYQLGDRFSVDPFLLLQLRGRTKSQILEALREKRSYSSDNQPLAVSELPTVVEKTAPESAIDRFWQYDEELDPSLVVITPGNENQTILDILGNFPLAAPESDAIEQFLKPIYRQIPQEAMAIALQ